TTGTGAGAGCGAAGTTAATTGATTTGAGGTTCAAGATTTCTCGGTTAAGTACAAAATTGGGGGGCAAAGCCGGCTAGAGCCTCAATTGATTTAGATAAAGTCGAGCTTAAAATATTTTTAACTCGCCGCTACCTTTTGCTAAGCATGTATATGCGGAAAAGCAGTATTCGTTATAGCACTTCTCACCCCACTTTAGTTTTTTTAAATTGCGTGTAAGAGGACGTATCATCAGCTTAAATTCGCGAATAAATGATTTCTTTTGCTTCATATTTACATACCAATTGTAGCGCTCTACTTCACTTGCTGATTGTGTAAGAAGCTCTTGAATAATTTCGTAACCCTCTGACTTAAGAAGGAACTTAAATAAAGATGGAGTGTATATGTTGATGTGACCGTAAGACAAAAAATGTTGATATTCTTTATCAACATCAACCGAATAATCTAAAGGTATTTCAAATACTTGAAAGCTGCTGACTCTTTTGAGTTCACGGAGTAACAATCTTGGATGTTCAACATGTTCAATCACATGGGAACAGTATGCCATATCAAAATATTTATCTGGGTAAGGAATTTCATAGCCATTAAATTTTTTTGCCTCCTGCAATTTTGGCAGGTTTCTCTTCTTGATTTCTGATATTCCACTTTCAGATATTTCTGTAGCGTATAGTTCAGTAAAATTACTGTTTTTATCTATAAATTTAAGTATACTTCCTTCACCAGCACCGCATTCCAGTACTTTTTTGAAACTATGATTTTCGCATACAGATAGAATGTTGTTCGCTTTATACTTACCTCCAAGTTCTCGCCAAGCGGTTTTTTCACTTACATAGAAGTCATCATATGATGACTGAACTGTTTGACTAATGTTACTATTATCACTTACCATACAGGTTATTTCCTCATTTACAAAACTTTGTTAGGACTTACGCATAGGAAACAAGAAATTAAGGGTTTGGGCGCTTGCATAGGGCATTGGGGAGCCACCCCCGTGGGCGGGTTTCCCGACTTGAGGGGAGTGGCGTCATGGGGCAGAAAAAAATCCCCAATGCCCTATTACCGAGCTCAACAAATAATCTAGCTGCGTAAGTCCTGTTTGTTTAACTCAATTTTGTTCTAGCCGTCGATGATTGCTAAGGTAAAACACTGAATTTTTAATTTACACTTAGGCTACACCATACCATATAACAAGAGTTTAAGGCTAATTAATTTCATATCTATGTAGAAGCCAGGATTTGTCAGATATCCGTCAAGACAAGATATTCTGACAGTGAGAGCATTTTAGCGAAGTTACTGTTAACTCAACCTTATTGCCATCTCACTAGCCTCTTTTTGTCAACTGGATTGACTTTTGCTCTCAAAAGTTATAAATCATTTTAAATAATAGTTGAAAGTAATTTGCAAAAATACTGCTAATAATTTCTAATGGAGAACTGCAAATGAGTGTGAGTCAAAAGGGCTTGTTGCTTGCTGGCGCGGCATTAGTAGCACTTACGGGTTTACTGGTCAGCACAGGAGGGTGTACACAAGATACAAACGCTAACTCCACCAATAATCAACAGACTTCAAGCTCACCTGCCCAAAATTTGAAGACGTTGACAGTTGTATTTCCGAGTCGTTCTGATTCCACAGACTTACAAAATAAAGCAAATGCCGTAGGGGCTTTTTTATCGAAAGAGTTAGGAATTCCAGTTCAAGCAAAAATTGGTGATGATACAGCTGCTGTGGAAGCCTTGAAAGTGAATCAGGCTGATGTGTCTTTTTTGAGTAGCCGTCCAGCTTTGAAAGCCGAACAATTGGCTAATGCAAAGCTGTATTTAGCTGAAGTCCGTCCCAACTATTCGGGAAGATACACATACGACTCAGTATTTGTTGTTCCTAATAATAGCCCCCTGACAACCAAAGATTCAGCCAAAGCAACCTTAGAACAACTGCGGGGCAAAAAAATGGCCTTTACTTCTCCCACTTCTGGTTCAGGGTTTATTTTCCCCGTCAGTGAGTTAGTGAAAGAAGGATTTGTGCCTAATCGCGATCGCTTGGATGGATTCTTCGGACAAGTTACCTACGGTGGTAATTATGGCAAAGCATTGCAAGCAGTAGTACGAGGTCAAGCTGATGTCGCTGCTGTATCTGAATATGCTTTAAATCCACCATATATTACCGCAGAAGAAAAAAGTAAATTGCGCGTACTGCATAAAATCTCCGGTGTACCAGCCCACGGTATCGCCA
Above is a window of Nostoc sp. UHCC 0702 DNA encoding:
- a CDS encoding phosphate/phosphite/phosphonate ABC transporter substrate-binding protein is translated as MSVSQKGLLLAGAALVALTGLLVSTGGCTQDTNANSTNNQQTSSSPAQNLKTLTVVFPSRSDSTDLQNKANAVGAFLSKELGIPVQAKIGDDTAAVEALKVNQADVSFLSSRPALKAEQLANAKLYLAEVRPNYSGRYTYDSVFVVPNNSPLTTKDSAKATLEQLRGKKMAFTSPTSGSGFIFPVSELVKEGFVPNRDRLDGFFGQVTYGGNYGKALQAVVRGQADVAAVSEYALNPPYITAEEKSKLRVLHKISGVPAHGIAIDDDVSDADKERIVNALLKLNESQNNQLLSSLYNSTELVKVDHNSHLAPIREALQRVGIEP
- a CDS encoding class I SAM-dependent methyltransferase, with translation MVSDNSNISQTVQSSYDDFYVSEKTAWRELGGKYKANNILSVCENHSFKKVLECGAGEGSILKFIDKNSNFTELYATEISESGISEIKKRNLPKLQEAKKFNGYEIPYPDKYFDMAYCSHVIEHVEHPRLLLRELKRVSSFQVFEIPLDYSVDVDKEYQHFLSYGHINIYTPSLFKFLLKSEGYEIIQELLTQSASEVERYNWYVNMKQKKSFIREFKLMIRPLTRNLKKLKWGEKCYNEYCFSAYTCLAKGSGELKIF